Proteins encoded in a region of the Vicia villosa cultivar HV-30 ecotype Madison, WI linkage group LG5, Vvil1.0, whole genome shotgun sequence genome:
- the LOC131601400 gene encoding uncharacterized protein LOC131601400 — protein sequence MALYGTALSFNGLSFSVKEFNFLPGLFINSFQKQHHACLSPSFDQNRLVFGKSLERGGQLCLLPNQCLKLQMRRFRTQPGVKSEDSESVLSSENIALDEHTLVEELQKAIAEENYTRAAEIRDTLKSLQKDSKIEVLGVNSKFYNAFRDGDLAGMQAMWAKRDEVCCVHPGLKGISGYDDVIESWNYVWANYEFPLRIKLEDIKAHARGDMGYVTCMEFVKSKGGRWGGQFVTNVFERIDGEWFICNHHASPVDI from the exons ATGGCACTCTATGGAACTGCCTTATCCTTTAAT GGGCTTTCTTTTTCCGTCAAAGAGTTTAATTTCTTGCCGGGTTTGTTCATCAATAGCTTTCAGAAGCAACATCATGCTTGTCTGTCACCATCCTTTGATCAAAATAGGTTAGTTTTCGGTAAAAGTTTAGAAAGAGGAGGCCAACTGTGTCTTTTGCCTAATCAATGCCTCAAGTTACAAATGAGAAGATTCA GGACACAACCGGGCGTAAAAAGTGAAGACTCGGAGAGCGTGTTGAGTAGCGAGAACATAGCATTAGATGAACACACTTTAGTGGAGGAGCTGCAGAAAGCAATTGCTGAGGAGAATTATACTAGAGCAGCAGAAATAAGGGATACTCTAAAAAGCCTTCAAAAAGATAGCAAAATCGAAGTGTTAGGAGTAAACAGCAAGTTTTATAATGCATTCAGGGATGGTGACCTTGCAGGCATGCAAGCCATGTGGGCGAAAAGGGACGAAGTATGCTGCGTACATCCTGGTTTGAAAGGAATATCCGGATACGATGATGTTATCGAGAGCTGGAATTATGTATGGGCTAACTATGAATTTCCACTGCGAATTAAACTAGAAGACATTAAAGCTCATGCTAGAGGGGATATGGGATATGTGACTTGCATGGAATTTGTAAAGTCGAAAGGAGGAAGATGGGGAGGACAATTTGTAACGAATGTGTTCGAGAGGATCGATGGTGAGTGGTTTATTTGTAACCATCATGCTTCGCCAGTGGATATATGA